In Choloepus didactylus isolate mChoDid1 chromosome X, mChoDid1.pri, whole genome shotgun sequence, a genomic segment contains:
- the LOC119522328 gene encoding basic proline-rich protein-like: MALRGCSDASWPQPSSSALPPLPAPPGPHDAGCSSAAPGHQVRSPRTPALARRAAGEREGRRRGPDRRTGAPRAGRLRSARRPRGARPLSTSHRPPADVPERWRPRNGRQNPRKPGEARLSRAPPAAPAAHLGHLRPEVDVLEVDGAGGEVVQQLAQQDAVAQCLGQVEDHRRGPHEPVIGRQDLAVDEPAAAPLLHGARAGQGSGQSAAAEGIPPARAGLGGRGGASRAARGPAAPPRFPPPPAPAGLPARGSPLPPTCGRRVPPSHTQVPPGPGPGSTPPAPPGAAFCARGAPRPPPLLPRPETKARRVARSAPPAPRPAAPPPPRFVRRARGLRAPRLALRLGGSGTQGAGGARPGRRAGPGGGGAAGPGPAPPRPPVPVPPRVPAKVAEGGGRGAAGVRPRGGTLGEAPGPGRAARPVVARRWPGRCPCARLVARGSSRWSLEVAPVPPGAPACPFGKGRWAGPSPPAPSPPAPPQSRMGPERPQRLFRVLPAESKWIDFDCDRHVAMSITLLYI, from the coding sequence ATGGCCCTGAGGGGGTGCTCAGACGCTTCCTGGCCCCAGCCCTCAAGCTCAGCTctgccccccctccccgccccgcccGGGCCCCACGACGCCGGCTGCTCCTCCGCGGCGCCCGGCCACCAGGTGCGAAGCCCGAGGACGCCAGCTCTGGCGCGCCGGGCTGCCGGGGAGCGCGAGGGTCGCCGCCGGGGTCCGGACCGGAGGACGGGCGCTCCCCGGGCTGGGAGACTTCGGTCAGCTCGGCGCCCCCGAGGCGCGCGTCCCCTCTCTACATCGCACCGCCCTCCCGCCGACGTCCCCGAGCGCTGGCGTCCGCGCAACGGGCGGCAGAACCCCCGAAAGCCCGGGGAGGCTCGGCTGTCGCGGGCCCCTCCCGCCGCGCCGGCCGCTCACCTGGGACATCTGCGGCCGGAAGTTGATGTCCTTGAGGTCGATGGAGCCGGGGGAGAGGTTGTGCAGCAGCTGGCACAGCAGGACGCCGTCGCGCAGTGTCTGGGCCAGGTCGAAGACCACCGCCGAGGACCACACGAGCCGGTGATTGGGAGGCAGGACCTTGCAGTCGATGAGCCAGCGGCCGCACCACTGCTCCATGGCGCCCGCGCAGGGCAGGGCTCGGGCCAAAGTGCGGCGGCCGAGGGCATCCCGCCCGCCCGCGCGGGGCTCGGCGGCCGGGGCGGGGCCTCGCGGGCGGCCCGGGGTCCGGCGGCGCCGCCGCGCTTCCCTCCGCCTCCGGCTCCGGCTGGTCTTCCGGCTCGCGGGTCGCCGCTCCCGCCCACGTGCGGGCGCCGGGTGCCCCCTTCACACACACAAGTCCCCCCGGGCCCCGGGCCGGGCTCCACACCGCCCGCCCCGCCGGGCGCCGCATTCTGCGCTCGGGGCGCCCCGCGGCCGCCGCCGCTCCTGCCCCGCCCGGAGACAAAGGCCCGGCGGGTCGCTCGCTCCGCGCCTCCCGCGCCCCGGCCGGCCGCGCCGCCTCCGCCTCGCTTTGTTCGCCGCGCCCGCGGACTCCGCGCTCCACGCCTGGCGCTCCGACTCGGCGGCTCCGGGACGCAGGGGGCGGGGGGGGCGCGGCCAGGGCGGAGGGCGGGGcccggcgggggcggggccgctGGTcctggccccgccccgccccgccccccagTTCCTGTCCCCCCGCGGGTGCCCGCGAAAGTTGCGGAGGGCGGGGGCCGCGGCGCAGCGGGAGTCCGGCCGAGGGGGGGGACTCTGGGGGAGGCCCCGGGCCCGGGACGTGCGGCCCGGCCTGTGGTCGCCCGGCGATGGCCGGGTCGCTGTCCCTGCGCCCGCCTCGTGGCGCGCGGGAGCTCGCGGTGGAGTCTGGAGGTGGCCCCTGTCCCGCCCGGCGCCCCCGCATGCCCCTTCGGGAAGGGGCGCTGGGCTGGGCCGAGCCCTCCAGCGCCGAGCCCTCCAGCGCCCCCTCAGTCCCGCATGGGCCCGGAGCGCCCCCAGAGACTTTTTCGGGTCCTCCCCGCTGAATCAAAATGGATTGATTTTGACTGTGACAGACATGTAGCCATGTCAATCACCCTTCTCTATATTTGA